The Elgaria multicarinata webbii isolate HBS135686 ecotype San Diego chromosome 1, rElgMul1.1.pri, whole genome shotgun sequence genome has a window encoding:
- the RAB29 gene encoding ras-related protein Rab-7L1 produces MVGHHDHMFKVLIIGDATVGKTSLVQRYANDSFNKHYKSTVGVDFALKVVQWSESESVRLQLWDIAGQERFTSMTRLYYKEASACVIMFDVTSISTFTSCQKWKQDLDSKLKLPDGSLVPCLLLANKCDLYPWAVTKEEIDRFSKENGFTGWTETSVKENKNVNESMRVLIEKMMMMRSLGDGDVSVSGHGDYINLKDASTPSWGCC; encoded by the exons ATGGTGGGCCATCACGACCATATGTTCAAAGTGCTGATCATTGGGGATGCCACTGTTGGGAAGACATCACTGGTCCAGCGATATGCAAACGATAGTTTCAACAAGCACTACAAATCTACGGTCGGAG TGGACTTTGCTCTGAAGGTGGTGCAGTGGTCAGAGTCGGAGTCGGTGAGGCTGCAACTGTGGGACATAGCAG GACAAGAGCGCTTCACCTCTATGACTCGGCTGTATTACAAGGAAGCATCGGCCTGCGTGATCATGTTTGATGTCACCAGCATTAGCACGTTCACCAGCTGCCAGAAATGGAAGCAGGATTTGGACAGCAAGCTAAAGCTGCCGGATGGAAGCCTCGTCCCTTGCCTGCTGCTGGCTAATAAA TGTGACCTTTATCCGTGGGCTGTGACCAAAGAAGAAATTGATCGGTTCAGCAAAGAGAATGGTTTTACTGGATGGACTGAAACATCTGTCAAGGAAAACAAGAATGTAAATGAATCTATGAG AGTCCTTAttgaaaagatgatgatgatgaggtccTTGGGTGACGGAGACGTGTCTGTTTCAGGCCACGGAGACTACATCAATCTAAAGGATGCATCCACGCCCAGCTGGGGATGCTGCTAG